GCTCTCCGGCCAGGGCGAACCTGCCGTCGAAGATGCGCTCGTGGATGTAGCTGGTGCCGTCGGCGAGCGCCGCGACGGTCATCATCGGGGACTGCAGGTCGGTGGCGAAGCCGGGGTAGGTGTCGGTGATGATGTTGATCGGCCGCAGCGGGCCCTCGCACCGCACGTGCAGGACGGCGCCCTGGCGGGCGAACTCGACGCCCATCTGCTCCAGCTTGTAGCGGACGACGCCGAGGTCGAGGCCCGTGCCCACGAGGCTCAGCTCGCCCCCGGTGATGGCCGCGGCCATCGCGAACACACCGGCGTCGAGCCGGTCGGGCATCACCGTGTGCTCGACGGCGTGCAGCTCTTCCACGCCCTCCACGGTGATGAACCCCGTGCCGCCGCCGCTGATCCGCGCGCCCATTTTGGTGAGCATGTCGATGACGTCGAGCACCTCGGGCTCCAGCGCCGCGTTCTCGATCACCGTCGTGCCCTTGGCCAGGGCGGCGGCCATGATGAGGTTCTCGGTGCCGGTGTGGGAGGGGGTGTCGAGGTAGAGGGTCGCCCCGGTCAGGCCGGACGCCTTGACGTGGATGACGGTGTCGCCCTCGTCCACGATGGCGCCCAGCCGCTTGTAGCCGAGGTAGTGGAAGTCGAGGTTGCGGCTGCCGAGGTTGCAGCCGCCGACGCCCTCCACGATCGCCTCGCCCAGCCGGTGGAGCAGGGCGGGGGTGAACAGCACCGAGCCGCGGAAGCGCCTGGCGATCGCGGCGGGCAGCACGGGGCTGTCCACCCTGGAGGCGTCGATGACCAGCGTGCGCTCGGACTCGTGCAGCTCGACGTACGCGCCGACCGACTCGGCCAGCTCGATCGCGCGGCGGACGTCTTCGATGATCGGCACGTTGCGCAGGACGGTGCGGCCCTTTGCGGCGAGCAGAGCCGCACCGATCATGGGTAGCACGGCGTTCTTCGCGCCCTGGATGAACGCGGTTCCACGCAGTGCGTTGCCACCGCGCACGCGGTAACGGACCATTTCGTGCGGCTCCTTGAAATCAACGGTGAGGCTCGATCGGGCCAACAGTAGTCGCTTACACCACATGACCCAGCCGAATCATCCGCTAAAGGAAGCCCCCGTGACGCGCTCATATGCTTCTAGGTATCGCTGCCTTGTGCGCTCGACCACGTGGTCAGGAAGGCGAGGTGGGGGGTTTCCGGAGGATTTGTCCCATCCTGATTCGGGCGATAGCAACCAATCACGCACAAATTGCTTGTCAAAAGAGGGCTGCGCACGGCCGGGTTGCCATTGGTCGGCCGGCCAGAATCGCGACGAGTCGGGCGTAAGCACCTCGTCACCCATCGTCAGCACCCCGTCGGCGTCCCAGCCGAGCTCGATCTTGGTGTCGGCCACGATGATGCCGCGCTCGCGGGCGATCTCCGCGCCGCGCGTGTAGACGGCCAGGGTGATCCGCCGCAACTCCTCGGCGGTCTCCGCGCCGACCTCCTGGACGACCCGCTC
The nucleotide sequence above comes from Nonomuraea helvata. Encoded proteins:
- the murA gene encoding UDP-N-acetylglucosamine 1-carboxyvinyltransferase, which gives rise to MVRYRVRGGNALRGTAFIQGAKNAVLPMIGAALLAAKGRTVLRNVPIIEDVRRAIELAESVGAYVELHESERTLVIDASRVDSPVLPAAIARRFRGSVLFTPALLHRLGEAIVEGVGGCNLGSRNLDFHYLGYKRLGAIVDEGDTVIHVKASGLTGATLYLDTPSHTGTENLIMAAALAKGTTVIENAALEPEVLDVIDMLTKMGARISGGGTGFITVEGVEELHAVEHTVMPDRLDAGVFAMAAAITGGELSLVGTGLDLGVVRYKLEQMGVEFARQGAVLHVRCEGPLRPINIITDTYPGFATDLQSPMMTVAALADGTSYIHERIFDGRFALAGELNKMGANVEVEGSRAVVRGRTPLIGTQVTAHDLRSGIALVLAGLAAEGETVIDSGYLIDRGHAHLAARMRALGADITREISER